DNA sequence from the Candidatus Poribacteria bacterium genome:
TAAACCGATACTCTTGTCCATTCCCATTCCACCTAATCCTTCTGCGGCGAATATGCCGGTCAACAAGCATCCAACGATACCACCGATGCCGTGTACGCCAAAGGCATCGAGCGAATCGTCGTATCCGAGCTTATGCTTGAGGCTGGTCGCCCCCCAGAAACAGATTACGCCTGAAACGAATCCGATAACCAATGCGCCCATCGGTCCAACGCTGCCGGATGCAGGGGTAATTGCCACAAGCCCTGCGACAGCACCGGTGACGATACCTAGCACGCTTGGCTTTTTGTACTTTATCCACTCAATAAACATCCAAGCCAATGCGGCGGTGCCTGTAGAAATTTGTGTGACTAGCATCGCCATCCCTGCCGTGCCGTCGGCTGCCAAAGCACTACCGGCATTGAAACCGAACCAGCCGACCCAGAGCATGGAGGCACCGATGACTGTCAGGGTCAAGTTGTGGGGTGGCATGGGGGTCTCAGGATAGCCGTAGCGTTTGCCAATCATTAGTGCAGCAACAAGCGCTGCAACACCCGCGTTGACGTGTACCACAGTTCCACCAGCAAAATCGAGTGCGCCCAAAATATCTCCAAAGTATGAGCCATCTCCAGCCCACGCCATGTGGCAGATTGGCGCGTACACAATTATAGACCAGATCCCCATGAACCAGAGCATAGCGGAGAATTTCATTCGTTCCGCAAAGGCACCCGCAATCAGGGCGGGTGTGATGATGGCAAAGGTCATCTGGAAGCAGATAAACACTGTTTCCGGGATAGTGCCTGATAAGCTATCCGCATTCACACCCCGAAGGAACGCCTTACTGAGCCCGCCGACAAATGAGTGGCCATTGGTTACTTTCATAGACATGCCGGTTGTATCAAAGGCAATACTGTAACCAATCACGATCCATATAACGGTAATCAGTCCCGTCAGCGTAAAACACTGCATCAATAGCGATAGAACATTTTTTGCACGCACCAGTCCGCCATAGAACAGGGCAAGACCGGGAATGGTCATGAACAGAACCAGCGCTGTTGCTGTGAGCAGCCAGGCGGTGTCACCTGAATCCAGAGCATCTTCGGCGAGAGCAAGTTTTGGGAGCGCTAAGAACATCAGTACGAACAGCAGTCCCAGAACACTTCTGGGCTTACCGTGTCTTAAAA
Encoded proteins:
- a CDS encoding ammonium transporter is translated as MFLALPKLALAEDALDSGDTAWLLTATALVLFMTIPGLALFYGGLVRAKNVLSLLMQCFTLTGLITVIWIVIGYSIAFDTTGMSMKVTNGHSFVGGLSKAFLRGVNADSLSGTIPETVFICFQMTFAIITPALIAGAFAERMKFSAMLWFMGIWSIIVYAPICHMAWAGDGSYFGDILGALDFAGGTVVHVNAGVAALVAALMIGKRYGYPETPMPPHNLTLTVIGASMLWVGWFGFNAGSALAADGTAGMAMLVTQISTGTAALAWMFIEWIKYKKPSVLGIVTGAVAGLVAITPASGSVGPMGALVIGFVSGVICFWGATSLKHKLGYDDSLDAFGVHGIGGIVGCLLTGIFAAEGLGGMGMDKSIGLQLWSQFVSLIVTILWSGIVSFIILKAVDKAVGLRVKYNDEQEGLDLALHNERGYNL